A region from the Pseudomonas sp. KU26590 genome encodes:
- a CDS encoding YciI family protein yields MLYAIVATDVANSLEKRLAARPAHLERLNAMKAEGRIVLAGPMPAVDSIDPGAAGFTGSLIVAEFESLKDAQAWAEADPYVAAGVYAGVIVKPFKQVLP; encoded by the coding sequence ATGCTCTATGCAATCGTGGCAACCGACGTCGCCAACTCGCTGGAAAAACGCCTCGCTGCGCGCCCTGCGCATCTTGAGCGTCTGAACGCAATGAAAGCCGAAGGCCGCATCGTCCTCGCGGGGCCAATGCCTGCGGTAGATAGCATAGACCCGGGCGCTGCGGGGTTTACCGGCAGCCTGATCGTCGCCGAATTCGAGTCGCTCAAGGACGCCCAAGCCTGGGCTGAGGCGGATCCCTATGTGGCAGCGGGTGTCTACGCCGGCGTGATCGTCAAGCCGTTCAAGCAAGTCCTGCCCTGA
- a CDS encoding TrkH family potassium uptake protein, with product MALPTLRIIGFIIGIFLITLAIAMVVPMITLMIFHRTADMPSFLWSSLITFVSGLALVGQGRPTHVHLRPRDMYLLTVSSWVIVCIFAALPFLLTQHISYTDSFFESMSGITATGSTVLSGLDTMSPGILIWRSLLHWLGGIGFIGMAVAILPLLRIGGMRLFQTESSDRSEKVMPRSHMVAKFIVLVYLGITVLGTLAFWWAGMSLFDAINHAMSAISTGGFSTSDQSLAKWPQPAVHWVAIVVMILGALPFTLYVATLRGNRGALLKDQQVQGFLVLLLVMWLVMTAWYWATTDLPWYDALRHVALNVTSVVTTTGFALGDYSLWGNFALMLFFYLGFIGGCSGSTAGGVKVFRFQVAYILLRANLHQLIHPRAVIKQKYNGHRLDDEIVRSILTFSFFFTFTICLIALMLSLLGLDWMTALTGAASTVSGVGPGLGETIGPAGNFSTLPDAAKWILSLGMLLGRLEIITVLVLCIPAFWRH from the coding sequence ATGGCGTTGCCGACTCTCCGCATCATCGGTTTCATTATCGGCATCTTCCTGATTACCCTGGCGATCGCCATGGTCGTGCCGATGATCACCCTGATGATCTTCCACCGCACCGCCGACATGCCGTCGTTTCTGTGGTCGAGTCTGATCACCTTCGTGTCCGGGCTGGCGCTGGTGGGTCAGGGCCGGCCCACGCATGTGCACCTGCGCCCACGGGACATGTACCTGCTGACGGTCAGCAGCTGGGTCATCGTCTGCATCTTCGCGGCGCTGCCGTTTCTGCTCACCCAACACATCAGCTACACCGACTCCTTCTTCGAAAGCATGTCCGGCATCACCGCAACAGGCTCCACCGTGCTCAGCGGCCTGGACACCATGTCCCCGGGCATCTTGATCTGGCGTTCGTTGCTGCACTGGCTCGGTGGTATCGGTTTCATCGGCATGGCGGTGGCGATTCTCCCGCTGTTGCGCATCGGCGGCATGCGCCTGTTTCAGACCGAGTCGTCGGACCGTTCCGAAAAAGTCATGCCGCGTTCGCACATGGTCGCCAAGTTCATCGTCTTGGTTTACCTCGGCATCACCGTGCTGGGAACGCTGGCATTCTGGTGGGCCGGCATGAGCCTGTTCGACGCCATCAATCACGCAATGTCGGCAATCTCGACCGGCGGTTTCTCTACCTCGGATCAGTCCCTGGCGAAATGGCCGCAACCCGCCGTGCATTGGGTGGCGATCGTGGTGATGATCCTCGGCGCCCTGCCGTTCACCCTGTACGTGGCGACTCTGCGGGGCAATCGCGGGGCGCTGCTCAAGGATCAGCAGGTGCAGGGCTTTCTCGTCCTGCTGCTGGTGATGTGGCTGGTGATGACCGCCTGGTACTGGGCAACGACCGATCTGCCGTGGTACGACGCGCTGCGTCATGTCGCGCTGAACGTGACCTCGGTGGTGACGACCACCGGATTCGCGCTGGGGGACTACAGCCTCTGGGGCAACTTCGCGCTGATGCTGTTCTTCTACCTGGGATTCATCGGCGGGTGCTCAGGGTCAACGGCGGGCGGCGTGAAGGTCTTCCGCTTTCAGGTCGCGTACATCCTGCTGCGCGCCAACCTGCACCAACTGATTCACCCGCGCGCGGTGATCAAGCAGAAGTACAACGGTCACCGGCTGGACGACGAGATCGTGCGTTCGATTCTGACCTTCTCGTTTTTCTTCACCTTCACCATCTGCCTGATCGCGCTGATGCTGTCGCTGCTGGGGCTGGACTGGATGACCGCGTTGACCGGCGCCGCCAGCACCGTGTCAGGCGTGGGGCCCGGGCTGGGTGAAACCATCGGGCCGGCGGGTAATTTCTCGACGCTGCCGGATGCCGCCAAGTGGATTCTGTCACTGGGCATGCTGCTCGGCCGACTGGAAATTATCACGGTACTGGTGCTGTGCATCCCGGCGTTCTGGCGTCACTAG
- a CDS encoding MarR family transcriptional regulator, translating to MPLTEEHRFGMQLAHMSRGWRAELDRRLADLGLSQARWLVLLHLARFNTPPTQRELAQSVGVEGPTLARLLDSLENQGLVLRQAVLEDRRAKKIVLCDTARPLIEKIETIATALRHELFAGIDEEELRLCMRVHSKILANLEKS from the coding sequence ATGCCGTTAACCGAAGAACACCGCTTTGGCATGCAGTTGGCCCATATGTCCCGGGGCTGGCGTGCGGAACTGGATCGCCGACTGGCAGATCTGGGATTGTCCCAGGCGCGCTGGCTGGTTTTGCTGCATCTGGCCCGTTTCAACACGCCACCGACCCAGCGCGAACTCGCCCAGAGTGTCGGCGTTGAGGGGCCGACCCTGGCCCGGCTGCTGGACAGTCTGGAAAATCAGGGGCTGGTGCTCCGGCAGGCAGTGCTCGAAGATCGTCGGGCAAAAAAAATCGTGCTCTGTGACACCGCGCGGCCGCTGATCGAAAAAATCGAAACCATCGCCACCGCCTTGCGCCATGAGCTTTTCGCCGGCATCGATGAGGAAGAACTGCGCCTTTGCATGCGCGTTCATTCAAAAATCCTCGCCAATCTCGAAAAATCCTGA
- a CDS encoding FimV/HubP family polar landmark protein, whose amino-acid sequence MRKSFQAGSRRVAGAPLRVQSGLRSGLLAIGLASAALLHSSVAAALGLGEISLHSALGQPFNADIELIEAGGLSPEEIVVGLAPPEAFAKAGVERVFFLNDLRFTAVIRGNRSVIHIESHKAVTEPYLNFLVRLVRPNGDQLHEYTVLLDPPTSATGLAATRSRAQSPAASAKSDESRLPVAPPQARQGKHYTVLSGDTLAGIARQVQAPGSKTSSAELIKGVVALNPQAFPNGERSQLKVGQSLLLPDNAVEPKTASAPVVAGGSTSAAASAPTSAPANQNAVDQLSATALENQQLNKTLDDLKQQVQTSTVEEADKDKQIIELQTQLAELKAGSAKPAPVAPTPASVTTSTPASTPPPTITPVQAPTPVPIAAVDDELPWTSILAALLVIVLLLALAWSVRRNRIKNQQALEPVPVEPVVRSAATVTPVFEVPSVTTARPASAAPAGQRLAGAATDALDGASIYIAYGRFAEALAILRDALDKQPERTDVRLRILELLGEQGDVQAYDEEESVLLSQGVDTQKLQDIRNRYPKLKPEPVAPEAPSASPAMTSAAAPAAALGAAAVLAGQTLSASQASDDHPELNLTDPGQLDENADASLNPVDPSDDFQLNLDDLSMDADWDLVDPFDSTPAPRKPAPAPEAEPELDTSFSSDLTQLPEVFEMPEEQFLSDFAEEETPPEMDVQFEPGPAAIVQSNSDLLDDAFLDSFMIEEGGFDLLSLDEEPLSKINEAQVLIDEGNVDEARRLLQEVIDGADDGPQQTARDLLAGLG is encoded by the coding sequence ATGCGGAAGAGTTTTCAGGCCGGTAGTCGTCGCGTCGCGGGTGCGCCCCTTCGCGTTCAGTCAGGTCTTCGTTCGGGTTTGCTCGCCATCGGTCTTGCGTCGGCCGCGTTGCTGCACAGCTCCGTGGCGGCTGCGCTGGGTCTGGGCGAGATCAGCCTGCATTCTGCCCTCGGGCAACCCTTCAACGCCGATATCGAATTGATTGAAGCGGGTGGGCTGAGTCCCGAAGAAATCGTCGTCGGGCTGGCGCCGCCCGAGGCCTTTGCCAAGGCTGGCGTTGAGCGCGTGTTCTTTCTCAACGACTTGCGTTTCACCGCGGTAATCCGTGGCAACCGCAGTGTGATTCACATTGAATCGCACAAGGCAGTCACCGAGCCATATCTGAATTTCCTCGTCAGGCTGGTACGGCCGAACGGCGACCAGTTGCATGAATACACCGTGCTGCTTGATCCGCCGACATCGGCGACAGGACTTGCCGCGACGCGCAGCCGTGCTCAATCGCCAGCCGCCAGCGCGAAGAGCGATGAGTCGCGTCTGCCGGTCGCGCCGCCTCAGGCTCGACAGGGCAAGCATTACACGGTCCTGTCCGGCGACACGCTGGCGGGTATTGCCCGTCAGGTACAGGCGCCGGGGAGCAAGACCTCTTCTGCTGAGTTGATAAAAGGTGTAGTGGCGCTCAATCCGCAAGCGTTTCCCAATGGTGAGCGCAGCCAGCTGAAGGTCGGTCAGAGCCTGTTGCTGCCGGACAATGCCGTTGAACCGAAGACCGCCAGTGCGCCTGTGGTTGCAGGTGGCAGCACCTCGGCCGCAGCCTCCGCCCCGACGTCCGCGCCGGCGAACCAGAACGCCGTCGATCAGTTGTCGGCGACAGCGCTGGAAAACCAGCAATTGAACAAAACGCTGGATGACCTCAAGCAGCAAGTTCAGACGTCCACCGTCGAAGAGGCCGACAAGGACAAGCAGATCATCGAGCTGCAGACCCAGCTTGCCGAACTCAAGGCGGGGTCGGCCAAACCGGCGCCCGTTGCTCCGACGCCTGCGTCGGTGACGACATCGACTCCCGCTTCAACGCCACCTCCGACGATCACTCCCGTACAAGCGCCGACGCCGGTGCCGATTGCCGCCGTGGACGACGAACTCCCCTGGACGTCGATTCTGGCAGCGCTGTTGGTGATAGTGCTGCTCCTCGCGCTGGCCTGGTCGGTGCGCCGCAACCGGATCAAAAATCAGCAGGCCCTGGAGCCCGTTCCGGTGGAGCCGGTGGTCAGGTCTGCCGCCACGGTGACGCCAGTCTTCGAAGTGCCGTCCGTCACCACCGCGCGCCCGGCCTCGGCAGCGCCTGCCGGCCAACGCCTGGCCGGTGCCGCCACCGACGCGCTGGATGGTGCGAGTATTTACATCGCCTACGGACGTTTCGCCGAAGCGCTGGCCATTCTGCGCGATGCGTTGGACAAACAACCCGAGCGCACCGATGTTCGTCTGCGCATTCTTGAACTGCTCGGCGAGCAGGGCGACGTGCAAGCGTATGACGAGGAAGAAAGCGTTCTCCTGAGCCAGGGTGTCGACACGCAGAAGCTTCAGGACATTCGCAATCGTTACCCGAAACTGAAGCCCGAGCCCGTTGCGCCCGAAGCGCCTTCCGCGTCGCCTGCCATGACCTCGGCGGCAGCGCCTGCAGCAGCGCTTGGTGCCGCCGCGGTGCTGGCGGGTCAAACCCTCTCGGCCAGTCAAGCATCAGACGACCACCCAGAGCTCAACCTGACAGATCCCGGCCAGCTGGACGAAAATGCGGACGCGTCGCTGAACCCGGTTGACCCTTCCGATGATTTCCAGCTCAACCTCGACGACCTGTCCATGGACGCCGACTGGGATCTGGTCGATCCGTTCGACAGCACGCCCGCGCCCCGCAAGCCCGCGCCTGCTCCCGAAGCCGAACCTGAACTGGACACCTCGTTCTCGTCCGACCTCACGCAACTGCCCGAGGTTTTCGAGATGCCGGAAGAGCAGTTCCTCAGCGATTTCGCCGAAGAAGAAACGCCTCCAGAGATGGACGTGCAGTTCGAGCCAGGTCCGGCAGCCATTGTGCAGAGCAACAGCGATTTGCTGGATGACGCTTTTCTCGACAGCTTCATGATCGAGGAGGGCGGCTTCGATTTGCTGAGTCTGGACGAAGAGCCGCTGAGCAAGATCAATGAGGCGCAAGTGCTGATCGACGAAGGCAACGTCGATGAGGCCCGTCGGCTGTTGCAGGAAGTGATCGACGGCGCCGACGACGGCCCGCAGCAAACGGCCCGTGATCTGCTGGCAGGGTTGGGCTGA
- a CDS encoding DUF962 domain-containing protein produces the protein METVKRFSRFADFYPYYLHEHRDSTCRRLHFIGTSLVILILAFAVLGAHWTLLWVLPLAGYTFAWIGHFFFEKNRPATFKHPFYSLLGDFVMYKDMLRGKVPF, from the coding sequence GTGGAAACAGTGAAGCGTTTCAGCCGATTCGCAGACTTCTACCCGTATTACCTGCATGAACATCGGGACAGTACGTGCCGCCGTCTGCACTTCATCGGCACGAGTCTTGTCATCCTGATTCTGGCGTTCGCCGTGCTCGGCGCTCACTGGACATTGCTGTGGGTCTTGCCGCTGGCGGGCTACACCTTCGCCTGGATCGGCCACTTCTTTTTCGAGAAGAACCGCCCGGCCACGTTCAAGCATCCGTTCTACAGCCTGCTCGGCGATTTCGTCATGTACAAGGACATGCTCAGGGGCAAAGTGCCGTTTTGA
- a CDS encoding septation protein A, which produces MKQFIDFIPLILFFIVYKISPQAVDVLGHSFMVGGIYSATAMLIASSLVVYGVLYVRQGKLEKSQWLTLIACLVFGSLTLAFHSETFLKWKAPVVNWVFALIFAGSHFIGDRLLIQRIMGHALTLPQTVWTKLNIAWIVFFLFCGAANLYVAFTYQEFWVDFKVFGSLGMTLLFLVGQGIYLARHIHDADPSTQPSNKKRED; this is translated from the coding sequence GTGAAACAATTCATCGACTTCATCCCGCTCATCCTGTTCTTCATCGTTTACAAAATCAGCCCGCAAGCCGTCGATGTCCTTGGCCACAGCTTCATGGTAGGCGGGATTTACAGCGCCACCGCGATGCTCATCGCCAGTTCCCTCGTGGTTTACGGCGTCCTGTATGTCCGTCAGGGCAAACTGGAAAAAAGTCAGTGGCTAACGCTGATTGCCTGTCTGGTCTTCGGTAGCCTGACCCTGGCCTTCCACAGCGAAACCTTCCTCAAGTGGAAAGCCCCGGTCGTGAACTGGGTCTTCGCGCTGATCTTCGCCGGCAGCCACTTCATTGGCGACCGTCTGTTGATTCAACGCATCATGGGCCACGCGCTGACCCTGCCTCAGACGGTCTGGACCAAGCTGAACATCGCCTGGATCGTGTTCTTTCTGTTCTGCGGCGCGGCCAACCTCTATGTGGCGTTTACCTATCAAGAATTCTGGGTCGACTTCAAGGTGTTCGGCAGCCTGGGCATGACCCTGCTGTTCCTGGTCGGCCAGGGCATCTACCTGGCCCGCCACATCCATGACGCTGACCCGTCCACCCAGCCTTCAAACAAAAAAAGAGAGGACTGA
- a CDS encoding UDP-2,3-diacylglucosamine diphosphatase, protein MSIAENVKPSRKQRVRTLWISDVHLGTRDCQAEHLSGFLKQYHADKVYLVGDIIDGWKMRGGMYWPQAHTNVIRRLLTMSKRGTEVIYVTGNHDEFLRRYSKLILGNIQLVDEAVHLTADGRRLLVIHGDQFDVITRYHRWLAFLGDSAYEFTLTLNRWLNHWRAKYGYGYWSLSAYLKHKVKTAVSFISDFEEAIAHECVKRGLDGVVCGHIHHAEIRQVGGVEYLNCGDWVESCTALIEHWDGTIELFRLADAHVKAKSPEAPQPVGETV, encoded by the coding sequence ATGAGCATTGCCGAGAACGTGAAACCCAGTCGTAAACAACGTGTTCGGACCTTGTGGATCTCCGATGTGCATCTGGGAACCCGCGACTGCCAGGCCGAACACCTCTCCGGATTCCTCAAGCAATACCATGCCGACAAGGTGTACCTGGTCGGCGACATCATCGACGGCTGGAAGATGCGCGGCGGCATGTACTGGCCCCAGGCGCACACCAACGTCATCCGCCGCCTGCTGACCATGAGCAAGCGCGGCACCGAAGTCATCTACGTCACCGGCAACCACGACGAATTCCTGCGCCGCTATTCAAAACTCATTCTGGGCAACATCCAGCTGGTCGATGAAGCCGTGCACCTGACCGCCGATGGCCGTCGTCTGCTGGTGATCCATGGTGACCAGTTCGACGTCATCACTCGCTATCACCGCTGGCTGGCCTTTCTTGGCGATTCGGCCTACGAATTCACCCTGACCCTCAATCGCTGGCTCAACCACTGGCGCGCCAAATACGGCTACGGCTATTGGTCGCTGTCGGCCTACCTGAAGCACAAGGTCAAGACTGCGGTGAGTTTCATCAGCGACTTCGAGGAAGCCATCGCCCACGAGTGCGTGAAGCGCGGGCTGGACGGCGTGGTGTGCGGGCACATCCACCACGCTGAAATCCGCCAGGTGGGCGGCGTGGAATACCTCAACTGCGGCGACTGGGTGGAGTCCTGCACCGCCTTGATCGAACACTGGGATGGCACGATCGAGCTGTTCCGGCTGGCCGATGCCCACGTAAAAGCCAAAAGCCCTGAAGCACCGCAGCCGGTGGGCGAGACGGTCTGA
- a CDS encoding NAD(P)H nitroreductase — protein MEALDVLLNRVSVPRLIEPAPDAEQREILFGAALRAPDHGVLRPYRFLTVEGDARHRMGDLLAQALVDKGGEVDAKALDKARNGPLRAPLVVVVIAKLTDHYKVPKKEQVITAGCAAHGILLAAYAMGIGAVWRSGDLSYSRHVAEGLGLTAEEEVVAFLYLGTPQNPPREPAKPEVAAFVSAWEG, from the coding sequence ATGGAAGCGCTCGACGTATTGCTTAATCGCGTGTCCGTACCCCGCTTGATCGAACCCGCACCGGACGCCGAGCAACGCGAGATCCTCTTCGGCGCTGCCCTGCGCGCGCCCGACCACGGCGTATTGCGGCCCTATCGCTTTCTGACTGTCGAAGGCGACGCACGCCATCGTATGGGTGACCTGCTGGCCCAGGCCCTGGTCGACAAAGGCGGCGAGGTCGATGCCAAAGCGCTGGACAAGGCCCGTAACGGACCCCTTCGCGCGCCGTTGGTGGTCGTGGTGATAGCCAAGTTGACTGACCACTACAAAGTGCCGAAAAAGGAACAAGTGATCACCGCAGGGTGCGCTGCCCACGGCATCCTGCTGGCCGCCTACGCAATGGGCATCGGCGCGGTCTGGCGCTCGGGGGATTTGTCCTACTCCCGCCACGTGGCTGAAGGGCTGGGCCTGACCGCCGAGGAAGAAGTCGTCGCCTTCCTCTACCTTGGCACTCCGCAAAACCCGCCGCGGGAGCCCGCTAAGCCTGAGGTTGCCGCGTTTGTGAGCGCGTGGGAGGGCTAG
- a CDS encoding sensor histidine kinase, with amino-acid sequence MRSLFWRILASFWLAIALVAGLSILMGHVLNQDAWILSRHPGLHNLPQKWVELYEGQGEKSAQDYLQDLKRKYHIDVQVLNDSGEAVIPGTFPPRAAAFEERQNDDTRPLPWRRLTTEYTSAKTGETYLLIYRIPHPELDAWHRDSLVWPLSALGIALVVLTLFSLMVTLSITRPLSRLRGAVHDLGQTTYQQNSLAQLANRRDEFGVLANDFNRMGARLQSQISSQRQLLRDVSHELRSPLARLRIALALAERAEPVERDKLWPRLTRECDRLEELISEILALARLDADMGSATPVDLSGLLHHLQAETEMGGGEQTVSVSVQPGVQLLGWPSVLERALDNLLRNALRFNPVGQPIELTASIEGDEWRLSVRDHGPGANPEHLAQLGEPFYRAPNQTAPGYGLGLAIAKRAAEKHGGTLVLGNHPQGGFVASIVVPRELTALHG; translated from the coding sequence GTGCGTTCATTGTTTTGGAGAATCCTGGCGAGCTTCTGGTTGGCCATCGCGTTGGTGGCGGGCCTGTCGATTCTGATGGGCCATGTGCTCAATCAGGACGCCTGGATCCTCAGCCGTCATCCCGGCCTGCACAATTTGCCGCAGAAGTGGGTCGAGCTGTACGAAGGCCAGGGCGAGAAATCTGCCCAGGACTATCTGCAAGACCTCAAGCGCAAATACCACATCGACGTTCAGGTGCTGAACGACAGCGGCGAAGCGGTGATTCCCGGCACGTTCCCGCCCCGGGCGGCAGCCTTTGAAGAGCGGCAGAATGACGACACTCGCCCGCTGCCCTGGCGTCGGTTGACCACCGAATACACCAGCGCGAAGACCGGCGAAACCTACCTGCTGATTTACCGCATCCCCCATCCGGAGCTGGACGCCTGGCACCGCGACAGCCTGGTCTGGCCGCTGAGTGCGCTGGGTATCGCGCTGGTGGTGCTGACGTTGTTCAGCCTGATGGTGACGTTGTCGATCACCCGCCCGTTAAGCCGTTTGCGCGGCGCGGTGCATGATCTTGGGCAGACCACCTACCAGCAGAACAGCCTGGCGCAACTGGCCAACCGCCGCGATGAATTCGGCGTGCTGGCGAATGACTTCAACCGCATGGGCGCCCGCCTGCAAAGCCAGATCAGCAGCCAGCGGCAGTTGCTGCGCGACGTGTCCCATGAACTGCGCTCTCCCCTGGCCCGGCTACGGATTGCCCTCGCCTTGGCCGAACGCGCCGAGCCGGTGGAGCGCGACAAGCTGTGGCCGCGCCTGACCCGTGAGTGCGACCGGCTGGAAGAGTTGATCAGTGAGATTCTGGCGCTGGCACGACTGGACGCCGACATGGGCAGCGCCACGCCGGTGGATTTGTCAGGGCTTTTGCACCATTTGCAGGCCGAGACGGAAATGGGTGGCGGCGAGCAGACGGTTTCGGTGTCGGTGCAGCCGGGTGTGCAGTTGCTGGGCTGGCCAAGTGTGCTGGAACGGGCGCTGGATAATCTGCTGCGCAACGCGCTGCGCTTCAATCCGGTGGGTCAGCCGATCGAGTTGACCGCAAGCATTGAGGGAGATGAATGGCGGCTCAGCGTGCGAGATCACGGACCCGGTGCCAACCCGGAGCATCTGGCGCAGTTGGGCGAGCCGTTCTATCGCGCGCCCAACCAGACCGCGCCGGGTTACGGGCTGGGTCTGGCGATCGCCAAACGCGCCGCCGAGAAGCACGGCGGAACGCTGGTGCTGGGCAATCACCCCCAGGGCGGATTCGTGGCCAGCATCGTCGTGCCGCGCGAGTTAACTGCTTTGCACGGCTGA
- a CDS encoding SelT/SelW/SelH family protein: protein MSAKPEITITYCTQCQWLLRAAWLAQELLSTFTDDLGKVSLIPGTGGVFRITCDDVQIWERKADGGFPEAKALKQRVRDQIDPARDLGHNDRHAGLDS, encoded by the coding sequence ATGTCCGCCAAACCTGAAATCACCATCACCTACTGCACGCAATGCCAATGGCTGTTGCGCGCTGCCTGGCTGGCTCAGGAACTGCTGAGCACCTTCACCGATGATCTCGGCAAGGTGTCGTTGATTCCGGGCACCGGCGGCGTGTTCCGCATCACCTGCGATGACGTGCAGATCTGGGAGCGCAAGGCCGACGGCGGGTTTCCCGAGGCCAAAGCCCTCAAGCAGCGCGTGCGTGACCAGATCGACCCGGCCCGGGATCTGGGTCACAACGATCGTCACGCCGGCCTCGACAGCTGA
- a CDS encoding response regulator transcription factor: protein MSELLLIDDDQELCELLSSWLSQEGFAVRACHDGQSARKALAESAPAAVVLDVMLPDGSGLELLKQLRTDHPDLPVLMLSARGEPLDRILGLELGADDYLAKPCDPRELTARLRAVLRRSHPTAVSSQIELGDLCFSPARGVVTIDEQEFTLTVSEARLLEALLGQPGEPLEKQELAQLALGRKLTLYDRSLDMHVSNLRKKIGPHADGRPRIVALRSRGYYYAV, encoded by the coding sequence ATGAGCGAGCTGTTACTTATTGATGATGACCAGGAGCTGTGTGAGCTTCTGAGCAGTTGGTTGAGTCAGGAAGGGTTCGCCGTGCGCGCCTGCCACGATGGCCAGAGCGCGCGCAAGGCGCTCGCCGAATCCGCACCCGCTGCGGTGGTGCTGGACGTGATGCTGCCCGATGGCAGCGGTCTGGAACTGCTCAAACAGTTGCGCACCGATCACCCAGACCTTCCCGTGCTGATGCTGTCGGCACGCGGCGAACCGCTGGACCGCATCCTGGGTCTGGAGCTGGGCGCCGACGATTATCTGGCCAAGCCCTGCGATCCCCGTGAACTGACAGCGCGTCTGCGCGCGGTGCTGCGCCGTAGCCATCCGACGGCAGTGTCGTCCCAGATCGAACTGGGCGACCTGTGTTTCAGTCCGGCGCGGGGCGTGGTCACGATTGACGAGCAGGAATTCACCCTTACAGTCTCCGAGGCCCGTCTCCTCGAGGCTTTGCTCGGCCAGCCCGGGGAACCGCTGGAGAAGCAGGAGCTGGCGCAACTGGCCCTCGGCCGCAAGTTGACTCTGTACGACCGCAGTCTGGATATGCACGTCAGCAACCTGCGCAAGAAGATCGGCCCCCATGCCGACGGCCGCCCGCGCATCGTTGCTTTGCGCAGTCGCGGGTATTATTACGCGGTGTGA
- a CDS encoding Spy/CpxP family protein refolding chaperone: protein MRKTLMALMFAAALPTVAMAMPPEGGPMGGPGGPGFDGPGMHHRKGPMDKLNLTPDQRQQVDKLMGAQWHGRNEITQKYLAKLSAADQKAMKDEMAAAHDKTRSDIRALLTPEQQKTFDQIQKDEAQRRADRAEFEAWKAQKAQKTQ, encoded by the coding sequence ATGCGCAAGACTTTGATGGCTTTGATGTTCGCCGCAGCCCTGCCTACCGTTGCAATGGCCATGCCTCCAGAAGGCGGCCCGATGGGTGGCCCTGGCGGCCCGGGCTTCGATGGCCCCGGCATGCATCACCGCAAAGGCCCAATGGACAAGCTGAACCTGACCCCGGATCAACGTCAGCAAGTCGACAAGCTGATGGGCGCTCAATGGCACGGCCGCAACGAGATCACTCAGAAGTACCTGGCCAAGCTGTCGGCCGCCGACCAGAAGGCGATGAAAGATGAAATGGCCGCTGCCCACGACAAAACCCGGTCCGACATCCGCGCCCTGCTGACGCCGGAACAACAGAAGACGTTCGACCAGATCCAGAAGGATGAGGCTCAGCGCCGTGCGGATCGCGCCGAGTTCGAAGCCTGGAAAGCGCAGAAAGCGCAAAAAACCCAGTAA